From Curtobacterium sp. SGAir0471, the proteins below share one genomic window:
- a CDS encoding sensor histidine kinase — protein MDRITRHRNWGLHVAVAVAVALVSVIAATDWSPWPSRWPAFVALGLLALAYVTYGWRGYDEPRAAAAFVPLLVVVALVLPAVVPSTAFIQSVLFPVAWCQVERIRTAVWVSVAIGIASGVGLQIASGPDALGGTVLIEAISVLGACALGLWIFRIARLSDERRRLIEQLEATQHSLAEANRAAGVTSERARLARELHDTVAQDLAGIVMLTERARGDLTGDRLDRLHDRLAVLEESARTALEESRTLVAAGAAGVASDGLGAALHRLGERFGRETGTPVRVEASDCALDRDAQVVLLRVAQEALANVRAHAAASSVQVVLQVEDGRAALRVADDGAGFDPTLPTAGHGLRGLRERLALAGGTCTITSDAGGGTVVTVDLPTGAEPRLPAVTSAPTEVTR, from the coding sequence ATGGACCGGATCACCAGGCACCGCAACTGGGGACTGCACGTCGCGGTCGCAGTCGCCGTCGCGCTCGTGTCGGTGATCGCCGCGACCGACTGGTCGCCCTGGCCGTCACGCTGGCCGGCCTTCGTCGCCCTCGGGTTGCTCGCCCTGGCGTACGTGACGTACGGCTGGCGTGGGTACGACGAGCCCCGCGCCGCAGCGGCGTTCGTGCCGTTGCTCGTGGTCGTCGCCCTCGTCCTGCCCGCGGTCGTCCCGAGCACCGCGTTCATCCAGTCCGTCCTGTTCCCCGTGGCGTGGTGCCAGGTCGAGCGCATCCGCACCGCCGTCTGGGTCTCGGTCGCGATCGGCATCGCGTCGGGCGTCGGCCTGCAGATCGCATCCGGCCCGGACGCCCTCGGCGGCACGGTCCTGATCGAGGCGATCAGCGTCCTCGGCGCATGCGCGCTCGGGCTCTGGATCTTCCGGATCGCCCGACTGTCCGACGAGCGCCGCAGGCTCATCGAGCAGCTCGAGGCGACGCAGCATTCGCTCGCTGAGGCGAACCGCGCTGCCGGCGTGACCAGCGAGCGGGCGCGGCTGGCGCGGGAGCTCCACGACACCGTGGCGCAGGACCTCGCCGGGATCGTCATGCTCACCGAGCGCGCCCGGGGCGACCTGACCGGCGACCGACTCGACCGCTTGCACGACCGCCTCGCCGTGCTCGAGGAGTCGGCCCGAACCGCGCTCGAGGAGTCCCGCACACTCGTCGCAGCCGGTGCCGCCGGTGTCGCGAGCGACGGACTCGGCGCCGCGCTGCACCGCCTCGGCGAACGCTTCGGACGCGAGACCGGCACACCGGTGCGGGTCGAGGCGTCCGACTGCGCGCTGGACCGCGACGCGCAGGTCGTGCTGCTCCGTGTCGCGCAAGAGGCGCTGGCGAACGTCCGAGCGCATGCCGCGGCGTCATCGGTGCAGGTCGTCCTGCAGGTCGAGGACGGCCGCGCCGCGCTCCGTGTCGCGGACGACGGCGCCGGCTTCGACCCGACCCTGCCCACCGCCGGTCACGGGCTCCGCGGGCTCCGCGAACGACTGGCCCTCGCGGGCGGCACCTGCACGATCACGAGCGACGCCGGAGGCGGCACCGTCGTCACCGTGGACCTGCCCACCGGGGCCGAGCCGCGCCTCCCGGCTGTCACATCAGCGCCGACCGAGGTGACCCGGTGA